Proteins from a single region of Halalkalibaculum roseum:
- the mfd gene encoding transcription-repair coupling factor, giving the protein MALTSISKTLSSLIPWQEIHDHIQSKKSINLEHFVGSSHAFLIAELAEKYDNIVAIYPDVEHAKFLKSDLDQIGIQQALYFPQTGQKPYDRQHITDSSLMVQRSEVLEGIQHSNKSVTVTSAQALFDKIVSPETFASVSITIETGDEIDLDSLKESLVDQQYEPVKFVDQPGEFAHRGGIIDIFPFSGEYPIRLELFGDEVDSIREFDPDSQRSISFLNVVRIVPDATNLDKGEKNHLLSYFNDDDTLLLLFNAPLIEAEFENRFTDAEQHYSELEDNEDAVNPSKLFFSFEEYHKASGDFVKLHFGGFSSGKKADFRYRLDASPQPDFNGSIKLLRENIKDLSLQGYDVYILCDNEGQRDRFEELLGEQSKELRYHLSIDTIHEGFILKEKGLAVYTDHQIFNRYHRPKVRKRKYHGGISFKELRDLSIGDYVVHVDYGIGKFAGFKNITIKGVEQESVVLRYKEDSVLYVNVSSLHKIQKYSGKEGTQPRITKLGSGQWARKKAQTKKRVKDIARDLIKLYAKRKAQKAYAFDDDTSWQTEMEARFEFEETPDQRNAIEAVKKDMEQKMPMDRLVCGDVGFGKTEVAVRAAFKAVMDHKQVALLVPTTILADQHYKTFSRRMKEFPVSIEVLSRFRTKAEQRETLKKLKDGKVDIVVGTHRLTSKDVEFDDLGLLIVDEEQRFGVSAKEKLKEYRATVDVLTLTATPIPRTLQFSLMGARDLSIINTPPPNRQPVETEIHSFNHELIRDAITQEMSRGGQVFFIHNRVKNIEEVSNMVRQLIPDVRVRFAHGQMSSAKLEKIIEDFYDHKFDVLVSTNIVENGIDIANANTMIINRADRFGLAELHQLRGRVGRSNKKAFCYLITPPIETLTNESRKRLLALEEFSDLGSGFNIAMRDLDIRGAGDILGAEQSGYINDVGFELYQKILNDAVKELKKEEFSDVFEDVEVETELPETNVEFDVPALLDKNYVSDNIERLNLYRKLAKATSKEEIADWENEITDRFGPLPKSGQNLVLAAKIKLFASQNFFTKVTVRSDRMWLVCPKNESELGEEFYQNRFQTLLKKLQEEKDNELNVVQKNDRVRFVISDIPDLESATEYLKSIVISPKTEKEVSIA; this is encoded by the coding sequence ATGGCTCTTACATCAATATCCAAAACACTCTCCTCACTGATTCCCTGGCAGGAGATACATGACCATATCCAGTCAAAAAAAAGCATCAACCTCGAACATTTTGTCGGATCCTCGCATGCTTTTCTTATAGCTGAACTGGCTGAAAAATACGATAACATTGTTGCAATTTATCCTGATGTGGAGCATGCCAAGTTCCTTAAATCAGATCTTGACCAGATTGGCATTCAACAAGCACTCTATTTCCCACAAACCGGACAAAAACCATATGATAGGCAACACATAACCGACAGCAGCCTGATGGTACAGCGATCCGAGGTACTTGAAGGCATTCAACACTCCAATAAATCGGTCACGGTAACATCTGCCCAGGCTCTTTTCGATAAAATTGTATCGCCGGAAACATTTGCCTCGGTATCTATTACTATTGAAACAGGGGATGAAATTGATTTGGACTCACTCAAGGAGTCGCTGGTTGATCAGCAGTACGAGCCTGTAAAGTTTGTCGATCAACCGGGTGAATTTGCTCATCGAGGAGGCATTATCGACATATTCCCTTTCTCCGGTGAATATCCTATCAGACTTGAACTGTTCGGCGATGAAGTGGATTCCATTCGTGAATTTGATCCGGATTCACAGCGCTCTATTTCATTCCTTAACGTTGTGCGAATCGTTCCTGACGCGACTAATCTGGACAAAGGTGAAAAAAATCACCTTCTCTCCTACTTCAATGATGATGATACACTACTGCTATTATTTAATGCACCACTCATTGAAGCTGAGTTTGAGAATCGCTTTACAGATGCGGAACAACACTATAGTGAACTAGAAGATAATGAGGATGCAGTTAATCCTTCCAAATTATTCTTTTCGTTTGAGGAATATCACAAAGCAAGCGGTGATTTTGTAAAACTTCATTTTGGAGGATTTTCTTCCGGCAAAAAAGCGGACTTTCGCTACCGCCTTGATGCCTCTCCTCAACCCGATTTCAATGGCAGCATCAAACTGCTGAGAGAAAATATTAAGGATCTCAGTCTGCAGGGATATGATGTCTATATTTTATGTGATAATGAGGGCCAAAGAGACCGATTTGAAGAATTACTGGGAGAACAGAGCAAGGAACTACGCTATCACCTGTCCATAGACACCATCCACGAAGGATTTATCCTTAAGGAAAAGGGACTGGCTGTTTATACTGACCACCAGATATTTAACCGGTATCACCGCCCTAAAGTGAGGAAGAGAAAATATCACGGGGGTATTTCATTCAAGGAACTACGTGATTTAAGCATAGGCGATTATGTAGTTCATGTGGATTACGGAATCGGGAAATTTGCCGGTTTCAAAAATATCACTATTAAAGGTGTGGAACAGGAATCTGTAGTACTCAGGTACAAAGAGGATTCTGTTCTTTACGTCAATGTTTCCAGCCTACATAAAATTCAGAAATATTCCGGCAAGGAAGGAACCCAGCCAAGGATAACAAAACTGGGATCAGGTCAGTGGGCTCGTAAAAAAGCACAGACCAAGAAGCGAGTCAAAGATATTGCGCGTGACCTGATCAAGCTTTATGCCAAACGCAAAGCGCAAAAAGCCTATGCCTTTGATGATGATACCTCCTGGCAGACGGAAATGGAAGCCCGGTTTGAGTTCGAGGAGACACCTGACCAAAGAAATGCCATTGAGGCTGTAAAGAAAGATATGGAACAGAAGATGCCGATGGACCGACTCGTCTGCGGCGATGTCGGGTTCGGCAAAACAGAAGTAGCAGTAAGAGCTGCTTTTAAGGCCGTCATGGATCATAAGCAGGTTGCCTTGCTGGTTCCGACCACTATTCTTGCCGACCAGCATTACAAGACCTTTTCACGGAGAATGAAAGAGTTCCCGGTATCCATCGAAGTTCTCTCGCGTTTCCGAACCAAAGCCGAACAGCGTGAAACCCTGAAGAAACTGAAGGATGGCAAAGTGGATATCGTAGTGGGCACCCATCGCCTGACCTCAAAGGATGTTGAATTTGATGATTTGGGCCTGCTCATTGTTGATGAAGAACAACGATTCGGTGTTTCAGCCAAAGAAAAGCTGAAAGAGTATAGAGCAACAGTGGACGTCCTTACCCTCACGGCTACTCCGATCCCGAGAACCCTTCAGTTTTCCCTTATGGGAGCCCGTGATCTGAGCATTATCAATACCCCACCACCAAACAGGCAACCGGTTGAAACCGAGATACATAGTTTTAACCACGAGCTGATACGCGATGCTATCACGCAGGAGATGTCTAGGGGCGGACAGGTTTTCTTCATTCATAACCGGGTGAAAAATATTGAAGAAGTCTCCAACATGGTGCGACAGCTTATACCGGATGTCAGGGTCCGTTTTGCTCACGGGCAGATGAGTTCGGCAAAGCTGGAAAAAATAATCGAGGACTTCTACGATCATAAATTTGACGTACTTGTATCGACAAATATTGTGGAGAACGGCATTGATATTGCCAATGCCAACACCATGATAATAAATCGCGCGGACCGGTTCGGCCTGGCCGAGCTTCACCAATTACGCGGGCGAGTAGGAAGATCTAATAAAAAAGCTTTCTGTTACCTGATCACTCCCCCCATCGAGACATTGACCAATGAATCCCGTAAGCGCCTGCTTGCCCTTGAGGAGTTTTCAGACCTAGGCTCAGGATTCAATATAGCAATGAGGGACCTTGATATCCGTGGTGCAGGAGATATTCTCGGTGCTGAACAGAGCGGATATATCAATGATGTGGGCTTTGAACTGTATCAGAAGATACTGAATGACGCAGTAAAAGAACTGAAAAAAGAAGAGTTTAGCGATGTATTCGAAGATGTAGAGGTAGAAACAGAACTGCCTGAAACCAATGTTGAATTTGACGTACCCGCATTACTGGATAAGAATTATGTATCCGACAATATCGAAAGGCTTAATCTTTACCGGAAGCTGGCCAAAGCTACGAGCAAAGAAGAGATCGCTGACTGGGAAAATGAGATTACCGATCGTTTCGGTCCCCTTCCAAAATCAGGTCAAAATCTTGTTCTGGCAGCTAAAATCAAGCTTTTTGCCTCACAAAACTTCTTCACAAAGGTGACAGTGCGTTCAGACAGGATGTGGCTGGTATGTCCTAAAAATGAATCGGAACTTGGAGAAGAATTTTACCAGAACCGATTCCAGACCTTATTGAAAAAACTGCAGGAAGAAAAGGACAATGAGTTGAACGTAGTTCAGAAGAATGATCGGGTACGTTTTGTCATAAGCGACATTCCTGACCTTGAAAGTGCAACAGAATATCTAAAATCTATTGTCATATCCCCGAAGACTGAAAAAGAGGTTAGCATTGCTTGA
- a CDS encoding L-threonylcarbamoyladenylate synthase yields MLEKYIQLIKSGEVVAFPTETVYGLGADARNPDAVKKVFETKGRPADNPLIIHIADIKSVKNFALDVPEAAEKLMESFWPGPLTLIFKKKPEVLDIITGGLATVALRWPSHPISQNLIAQTGPLVAPSANTSGKPSPTKPEHVTEDFGEDFPVIEAGETQIGLESTVLDVSHKPFRIYRPGYIGKTQIENIIGEKVCFAESGENTETRSPGTKYSHYSPKATVRWLKPGEMANADNALYLFHEKNPEHVSDHIIYYQGNYHQMAHELFDRFRQADHRNLNEVVIEQISEETQQENAIAMALYNRINKAVG; encoded by the coding sequence TTGCTTGAAAAGTACATACAACTGATTAAATCTGGTGAAGTTGTAGCTTTTCCTACCGAAACGGTTTACGGACTGGGTGCTGATGCGCGAAACCCGGATGCTGTCAAGAAAGTATTCGAAACCAAGGGCAGACCGGCAGATAATCCCCTCATCATACATATTGCCGACATCAAATCGGTAAAAAACTTTGCCCTGGATGTACCCGAAGCCGCTGAGAAGTTGATGGAATCATTTTGGCCCGGACCGTTGACTCTGATTTTTAAGAAAAAGCCTGAGGTTCTGGATATTATTACGGGGGGACTGGCAACAGTTGCTCTGCGATGGCCCAGTCATCCCATATCCCAAAATTTGATAGCACAGACGGGGCCACTGGTTGCTCCAAGTGCAAATACCTCCGGTAAACCTAGTCCCACTAAACCGGAACATGTAACCGAAGATTTCGGAGAAGACTTTCCGGTAATAGAAGCAGGAGAAACACAAATCGGTCTGGAATCAACAGTGCTGGACGTGTCCCATAAACCTTTCAGGATTTATAGACCCGGTTACATCGGCAAAACACAAATCGAAAATATTATCGGGGAAAAAGTATGTTTTGCAGAGTCCGGAGAAAATACTGAAACAAGGAGTCCCGGAACTAAATATAGCCACTATAGCCCTAAGGCAACGGTCCGTTGGCTGAAACCGGGAGAAATGGCAAATGCTGATAACGCCTTATATTTATTCCATGAAAAAAATCCTGAACATGTCTCTGACCACATCATCTACTATCAGGGAAACTATCACCAAATGGCCCATGAACTGTTTGATCGATTCCGGCAAGCCGATCACCGTAACCTCAATGAGGTAGTTATTGAACAGATTTCTGAAGAGACTCAACAAGAAAATGCCATAGCCATGGCGCTCTATAATCGCATAAATAAGGCTGTGGGCTAA
- a CDS encoding RNA polymerase sigma-70 factor encodes MDSISDQQFSLWAKRIRNSDEQAFKAMFDATFENFVRYAWKYTKTKDSAMDIVQESFIKLWNIRERLDPAQSLKTYFYRMVKHKSLNYLRDVKIHTEDVTEMEIADSNLSILKDDDSESSKLLEPLKRWIDELPDRQQEAFKLSRYEGLTHEEIAEVMEVSPRTVNNHIGAALNHLQERYKKYKDHN; translated from the coding sequence ATGGATTCAATATCAGATCAACAATTTTCATTATGGGCTAAGCGCATACGAAATAGCGACGAACAGGCTTTCAAGGCAATGTTCGATGCCACCTTTGAGAATTTTGTACGATATGCCTGGAAATACACCAAAACGAAAGATTCGGCTATGGACATTGTTCAGGAAAGTTTTATCAAATTATGGAATATCAGAGAAAGGTTGGATCCGGCTCAATCTCTGAAAACCTATTTCTACCGAATGGTAAAACACAAATCACTCAACTACCTGCGCGATGTTAAAATACATACTGAAGATGTGACCGAGATGGAAATTGCTGATAGCAACCTTTCCATTCTAAAGGACGATGATAGTGAGTCTTCAAAATTATTAGAACCTTTAAAACGCTGGATCGATGAATTGCCGGATAGACAACAAGAGGCATTCAAGCTGAGCCGCTATGAAGGTCTTACGCATGAAGAAATAGCAGAGGTCATGGAAGTCTCTCCACGCACCGTCAATAATCATATTGGTGCGGCACTTAATCATTTGCAGGAACGCTACAAGAAATATAAGGACCATAATTAA
- a CDS encoding FecR family protein: protein MPRDKSENNWLEKILEKLDPEPRKNAEQIWKEAPKTDDSQHVPISDSDKEDIFSNIMAETGINPEAENVHHFESNTEYASRWKWIAAAAVILIAAGLSYLTIPINHTAPYGEMVTVTLPDDSRVTLNSGTSISYNRLFDIMDRDISLQGEAYFEVENDDIPFIVHTSNTSVKVLGTAFNIRSWAQETDNETSVVLTEGSLSFYPEGQPDKYVILKPGEKSIFKQSSGTPTQPVTVDRERALAWTENRFAFESMTLVQIINEIERRFNLDIQVQQEDVLFDTLTVYYNKNVTAEQIIQDICQTKALSFRKINGGFVIED, encoded by the coding sequence ATGCCACGCGACAAATCCGAAAATAACTGGCTCGAAAAAATCCTGGAAAAGCTGGATCCTGAACCGAGAAAGAACGCTGAACAGATCTGGAAGGAAGCACCGAAAACAGATGACAGTCAACACGTCCCCATCAGTGACAGCGACAAAGAAGATATATTCTCGAATATTATGGCGGAAACCGGTATCAATCCGGAAGCAGAAAACGTCCATCATTTTGAATCTAATACAGAGTATGCATCTCGCTGGAAATGGATCGCAGCCGCTGCCGTAATATTGATAGCAGCAGGTCTCTCCTATTTAACTATTCCAATAAATCATACAGCGCCATATGGAGAGATGGTCACAGTAACTCTGCCCGATGACTCCAGGGTCACTTTGAACAGCGGAACATCTATCTCCTACAACAGGCTTTTTGACATTATGGATCGAGACATCTCATTACAGGGTGAAGCCTATTTTGAAGTGGAGAACGATGATATCCCCTTTATCGTCCACACCTCCAATACTTCCGTGAAGGTGCTGGGAACTGCTTTTAACATCCGTTCGTGGGCACAAGAAACAGATAATGAAACCTCGGTCGTACTAACAGAAGGTTCGCTTTCATTTTATCCGGAAGGTCAACCCGACAAATACGTAATACTGAAACCCGGAGAAAAAAGCATATTTAAGCAGAGCAGCGGAACGCCCACGCAGCCGGTAACAGTTGATAGAGAACGTGCATTGGCCTGGACTGAAAATCGTTTTGCTTTCGAATCGATGACACTTGTACAAATCATCAATGAAATCGAAAGAAGATTTAATTTGGATATCCAAGTTCAGCAAGAGGATGTTTTGTTTGACACGCTGACTGTTTACTACAACAAGAATGTAACAGCAGAGCAAATCATACAGGATATTTGCCAAACCAAAGCACTTAGTTTCCGAAAAATAAACGGTGGGTTTGTTATAGAAGATTAG
- a CDS encoding TonB-dependent receptor: protein MKFKSILLFIFLLLSVSPVLAQQDGKTENERFTLLFRGTPIEEAIKDLVKETRIDLIYDPSILSSQRVFSLSKNEYPEQILSNILKGTNLDYIQLSSGTYVIIKSAVNEPRYGSLAGIVLDKSTGKPLEGANVLIADASTGTSSNGAGRFTIAPLLTGNYEITITYVGYQTVRDTVSIPRQQDSLRRFYLESRPVFVEPLVISSLQKRLPYYNSGKEEVTNLTNSLSSYTGSPDALRSVESVMGVNFSIPLADFNIQGGAEGEHQVMLDGVPIYNPTSFGRLTGAFSPYALQKITVHKAGYGSSVGSQLSGIISIDQDLPADEEKNLMLQVDPLSLNGRINLATSINDDIQFKTMIAGRSNIWRWYQKPALSNTLENWDRLDPIISGNLINNGMEDVFFEKVNHRSDVDFYDFHWSNEIAFSDFHTTYFSYYRGTNYLQTRLLSDNSSPQAGNPESMYTRDTYDWLNDIVRVEHNWLINSRWQTQLGFSYSNHYSNHHFGMASTDDISAIPSNNSQLISSLDRYIDEQPHTGDQNLIRETTFNARFEYSLNQDHKLNFGIESKVIDYSFSLSDLFYHFSSSRNSTVMLNGFLEDEFSLNFNTKLIGGSRFTFIPNEQKIYAEPRISVQTDLQETHLGFISLKLAGGVYRQYVNQFDLTNVGPSSIVPSIRFWVPVDFTTDVPKSYHASSEILIEPEETLSIKWEGYYKWNPSVLSLDYHALLEEPDNPNARFNNQSTFTEQGRSYSYGTGISIEKLFEDPMMEFSLSYEYSLARKRTPKRFNGQYVDTPWNEPQKLQAAVNWNIIPSLLTTIRWQSIWGRSWAYNQAYYDYLTIDGNQSQYGTITFDSPSNDTLSPYHQLDIGFSWSQNINRSKVQLRLDLVNILDRQNTLEKRLIPQQNNEGTLQYTTQPKTLPGFTPSIGIRFIY from the coding sequence ATGAAGTTCAAAAGCATTCTGCTATTCATCTTTTTGTTACTTTCAGTTTCCCCGGTCCTTGCCCAGCAGGATGGTAAAACGGAGAATGAGCGATTCACCCTATTGTTTCGCGGTACTCCTATAGAAGAAGCTATCAAAGATCTCGTTAAAGAGACTAGAATAGATCTTATATACGATCCGTCCATACTTAGTTCTCAGCGGGTTTTCAGTCTTTCCAAAAATGAGTATCCCGAACAGATTCTTTCAAATATTTTAAAAGGCACTAACCTTGATTATATCCAACTCTCATCGGGCACGTATGTCATTATTAAATCGGCAGTAAATGAACCGCGATATGGAAGTCTTGCCGGTATCGTTCTGGACAAGAGTACCGGAAAACCGCTTGAAGGCGCTAATGTCTTGATTGCCGATGCCTCTACCGGAACCTCCTCCAACGGGGCCGGACGCTTTACAATTGCTCCCTTGCTGACCGGTAATTATGAAATAACTATTACCTATGTCGGTTACCAAACGGTACGAGATACCGTCTCCATTCCAAGACAACAGGACTCACTGAGGAGATTTTATCTTGAATCGCGCCCCGTTTTTGTAGAACCCCTGGTTATCTCCAGCCTTCAAAAAAGGCTACCCTATTACAATTCCGGTAAGGAAGAGGTTACCAATCTGACGAATTCGCTTTCATCCTATACAGGATCCCCCGATGCCTTACGAAGTGTGGAATCTGTAATGGGGGTGAATTTCAGTATCCCTCTTGCTGATTTTAACATTCAAGGTGGAGCAGAAGGCGAACACCAGGTAATGCTGGATGGGGTCCCCATTTACAACCCTACCAGTTTTGGCAGGCTAACTGGTGCTTTTAGTCCTTATGCACTACAAAAGATTACAGTGCATAAAGCCGGTTATGGATCATCTGTAGGGAGTCAGCTATCCGGAATAATTTCCATCGACCAGGATCTGCCTGCCGATGAAGAAAAAAACCTTATGCTTCAGGTTGATCCGCTCAGTTTGAACGGAAGAATTAACCTGGCCACTTCAATCAATGATGATATACAGTTTAAAACAATGATTGCCGGGCGCAGCAATATATGGAGGTGGTATCAAAAACCTGCCCTCTCGAATACTCTCGAAAACTGGGACCGGCTGGATCCCATAATCTCCGGCAATCTTATTAACAACGGTATGGAGGACGTATTCTTTGAAAAAGTAAACCACCGGTCAGATGTTGATTTTTATGATTTCCATTGGAGTAATGAAATAGCATTCAGTGATTTCCACACTACCTACTTCAGCTACTATCGTGGCACGAATTACTTGCAGACCAGGCTTCTTTCTGATAACAGCAGTCCGCAAGCCGGTAATCCGGAATCTATGTATACCCGTGATACTTATGACTGGCTAAACGATATTGTTAGAGTAGAACATAACTGGCTCATTAATTCGAGATGGCAAACCCAGCTTGGTTTTTCCTATTCCAATCACTATTCAAATCACCACTTTGGAATGGCGAGTACGGATGATATCTCCGCAATTCCTTCAAACAATTCACAGCTAATATCTAGCCTCGACAGGTATATCGATGAACAACCGCACACCGGTGATCAAAATCTCATAAGGGAAACAACCTTTAATGCACGTTTTGAATATAGTTTGAACCAGGACCACAAATTGAATTTCGGTATTGAGTCTAAGGTAATTGATTACTCATTCAGTCTCTCCGATCTGTTTTACCATTTCTCTTCGTCCAGAAATTCTACTGTCATGCTCAATGGATTTCTGGAAGATGAATTTTCACTCAATTTTAATACCAAGCTTATAGGCGGTTCGCGGTTTACCTTTATCCCAAATGAGCAAAAGATTTATGCGGAACCGAGGATCTCTGTTCAAACAGATCTACAGGAAACGCACCTTGGATTTATTTCTTTAAAGCTGGCCGGGGGGGTATACCGCCAGTATGTCAACCAGTTTGACCTGACAAATGTCGGACCCAGTTCCATTGTACCTTCCATTCGTTTCTGGGTACCGGTTGATTTCACCACCGATGTTCCGAAATCGTATCACGCCAGTTCAGAGATTCTTATAGAACCTGAAGAAACATTATCCATTAAATGGGAAGGGTATTATAAATGGAATCCTTCCGTTCTTTCCCTTGATTATCACGCACTTCTTGAAGAACCCGATAATCCTAATGCCAGATTTAACAATCAAAGCACTTTCACCGAACAGGGACGCAGTTACAGCTATGGAACCGGCATCAGTATCGAAAAGCTATTCGAAGACCCCATGATGGAGTTTAGTCTCTCTTATGAGTATAGTTTGGCACGTAAGAGAACTCCTAAACGATTCAATGGGCAGTATGTGGATACGCCCTGGAATGAACCACAAAAACTGCAAGCTGCAGTCAATTGGAACATTATTCCCTCACTCTTAACCACAATCAGATGGCAAAGTATTTGGGGAAGAAGCTGGGCCTACAACCAGGCATATTATGATTACCTGACAATAGATGGTAATCAATCCCAATATGGAACCATAACCTTTGACAGCCCTTCTAACGACACTTTGAGCCCTTATCACCAACTTGATATCGGTTTCAGCTGGTCTCAAAATATTAATCGCTCAAAAGTACAGTTAAGGCTAGACCTGGTAAATATCCTGGACCGGCAAAATACACTCGAGAAAAGACTGATTCCTCAACAAAATAATGAGGGTACATTGCAATATACCACTCAGCCAAAAACTCTGCCCGGTTTCACCCCATCTATAGGTATCCGATTTATTTATTAA
- a CDS encoding fasciclin domain-containing protein: MDSVNDTFKKFGLKTMLMLSAFIVFGLTGCVDDDDNVNAPPTSLNIVTLAETNDQLSILASAIFDADLGGTLQGTGPFTVFAPNNTAFNNLPDGTLDNLSSEQLAQILSFHVVEGEITASDLSASQTVETIQGEELLVTVDGGTVTVNGSAVVGTPDVEASNGIIHIIDEVLLPQEFREPNIIDQAEELGNFTTLTSAIEQTGLTSTLQYLGPFTVFAPTDAAFNNLPAGLLNGLSDEELAEILQYHVLNGTVLSTDLMAEQAVPSLTQEELFITANGGVTVNGSSSVATADVEVSNGVIHAVDQVLLPDAYGTIVDAASKRYFFSTLVSAVADAGLVDALSSTDANLTVFAPTDEAFANLPDGLLGSLTNEQLSSILQYHVLGSEVFAGDLSSEQSPESLTGEDLFITAGSEGAFVNGSTEIITTDVDVNNGVIHAIDGVLLPNVFLDIVQIAQKDYNLTSLVTALSDAGLVNTLKGDGPFTVFAPTNQAFEDASAVIESLSAQQVEDVLLYHAAAVEALSGDLSDGQTIQTVQGEDITVSIDGQGNVTLNGSVNVIEVDRQGTNGVVHVIDGVLVPPSFN; the protein is encoded by the coding sequence ATGGATTCAGTAAACGATACATTTAAAAAGTTTGGTCTTAAGACCATGCTGATGCTATCAGCTTTCATTGTATTCGGCCTTACAGGATGCGTGGATGATGACGATAACGTAAATGCCCCACCGACCAGTCTTAACATAGTCACATTGGCTGAAACCAATGATCAGCTAAGCATTCTCGCCAGTGCAATTTTTGATGCCGATTTAGGAGGAACCCTGCAAGGTACGGGACCTTTTACCGTATTTGCTCCTAATAATACCGCATTCAACAATCTGCCTGACGGTACACTTGACAATCTCTCATCAGAACAACTGGCACAAATACTTTCTTTCCACGTTGTGGAAGGTGAGATTACAGCGAGCGACCTATCCGCAAGCCAGACAGTGGAAACTATTCAAGGTGAAGAGCTACTTGTTACCGTAGACGGTGGAACTGTTACCGTTAACGGTAGTGCTGTAGTAGGCACACCGGATGTTGAAGCTTCTAATGGTATCATTCATATCATTGATGAAGTATTGCTACCCCAGGAATTCCGTGAGCCTAACATCATAGATCAAGCGGAAGAACTTGGTAATTTCACAACCTTGACAAGTGCAATTGAGCAGACAGGACTGACATCAACTCTTCAATATCTCGGACCATTTACCGTGTTTGCACCGACCGACGCCGCCTTCAATAACCTGCCCGCAGGATTGCTGAACGGCCTTTCCGATGAAGAGCTTGCTGAAATTCTCCAATATCATGTCTTAAACGGTACCGTACTATCTACCGATTTAATGGCAGAACAAGCTGTACCTTCGCTTACTCAAGAAGAGCTATTTATAACCGCAAATGGTGGTGTCACTGTTAACGGAAGTTCTTCAGTGGCTACGGCCGATGTTGAAGTGAGTAATGGTGTTATTCATGCCGTAGACCAGGTCTTACTGCCTGACGCTTACGGTACCATTGTAGATGCAGCATCCAAGAGATACTTCTTCTCAACGCTTGTTTCTGCAGTGGCAGATGCCGGGCTTGTGGATGCACTCTCTAGCACAGATGCCAACCTGACCGTTTTCGCACCGACTGATGAAGCTTTTGCGAATCTACCTGATGGACTGCTTGGCAGTCTTACCAATGAGCAACTCTCCAGCATTCTTCAGTACCATGTATTGGGCTCCGAAGTATTTGCAGGTGATTTGTCTTCCGAACAATCACCCGAAAGCCTTACAGGTGAAGATCTCTTTATCACTGCTGGCAGTGAAGGTGCATTTGTAAACGGTTCTACTGAAATCATCACCACCGATGTTGATGTAAATAATGGTGTAATCCATGCAATCGACGGGGTACTTTTGCCCAACGTATTCCTGGATATCGTCCAAATTGCTCAAAAAGATTACAACCTAACATCACTGGTCACTGCCTTAAGCGATGCCGGTTTGGTGAACACACTTAAGGGTGACGGGCCATTTACGGTCTTCGCTCCTACTAACCAGGCATTTGAAGATGCCAGCGCTGTTATTGAATCGCTGAGTGCTCAGCAGGTTGAAGATGTACTTCTCTACCATGCTGCAGCAGTTGAAGCTTTGTCAGGAGATCTCTCCGACGGGCAAACCATTCAGACTGTTCAAGGAGAAGACATTACCGTAAGCATTGATGGTCAAGGTAACGTCACTTTAAATGGTTCTGTGAATGTTATTGAAGTAGATCGGCAAGGCACCAATGGTGTAGTCCACGTCATAGACGGAGTACTTGTACCGCCAAGCTTCAATTAA